The following coding sequences lie in one Rhabdothermincola sediminis genomic window:
- the dapA gene encoding 4-hydroxy-tetrahydrodipicolinate synthase, with amino-acid sequence MRAPETMARFGRVLTAMVTPFGADGRVDLDGAAALARWLVEQGNDGLVVTGTTGEASVLTDDEQVEVWRAVRAAVDVPLLAGSGTNDTRHAAELTARADGAGLDGVLVVTPYYNRPSQAGIEAHFRRVAAATRLPVLLYDIPVRTGRKISHDVLVRLAREVPNVVGVKDAAGDPAASARLLAEAPDGFELYSGDDSLTLPLLAVGAVGVIGVCTHWAAAPMGEMIAAFERGELAEARRINARLLESYDFETGDAAPNPIPAKAMLRALGQPAGQCRLPMGDAPAGLEDRALEVWKNLHG; translated from the coding sequence GTGAGGGCACCAGAGACGATGGCTCGCTTCGGACGTGTGCTGACCGCGATGGTGACGCCGTTCGGCGCCGACGGCCGGGTCGACCTCGACGGCGCGGCTGCGCTGGCCCGATGGCTGGTCGAGCAGGGCAACGACGGGCTGGTGGTCACCGGCACGACCGGTGAGGCCAGCGTGCTCACCGACGATGAGCAGGTCGAGGTGTGGCGAGCGGTGCGGGCCGCGGTGGACGTCCCGCTGCTGGCCGGGAGCGGCACCAACGACACCAGGCACGCGGCGGAGCTGACCGCCAGAGCCGATGGCGCGGGCCTCGACGGGGTGCTGGTGGTGACGCCCTATTACAACCGGCCCTCGCAGGCGGGGATCGAAGCCCACTTCCGCCGGGTCGCGGCTGCCACCCGCTTGCCGGTCCTCCTCTACGACATCCCGGTGCGCACCGGGCGCAAGATCTCCCACGATGTGCTGGTCCGCCTGGCCCGGGAGGTTCCAAACGTTGTGGGGGTGAAGGACGCGGCCGGCGACCCCGCAGCCTCGGCGCGCCTGCTGGCCGAGGCACCCGATGGCTTCGAGCTCTACAGCGGTGACGATTCGCTGACCCTGCCCCTGCTGGCGGTCGGTGCGGTCGGCGTCATCGGTGTGTGCACCCACTGGGCGGCGGCGCCGATGGGGGAGATGATCGCGGCGTTCGAGCGCGGCGAGCTGGCCGAGGCCCGGCGGATCAACGCCCGGCTCCTCGAGAGCTACGACTTCGAGACCGGAGACGCCGCGCCCAACCCCATCCCCGCCAAGGCCATGCTCCGGGCGCTCGGCCAGCCGGCAGGCCAGTGCCGTCTCCCCATGGGCGATGCGCCGGCCGGTCTGGAGGACCGGGCGCTCGAGGTCTGGAAGAACCTGCATGGCTGA
- a CDS encoding ferritin-like domain-containing protein, protein MSSTEEIIGRSEVNDLEAILAITNTDVDALVHTVKDSADAIFTWDYEKGARPALNKLYEKAKNAQWNGETDLPWDTDVDQEKVVLANAAANGQSEMDLTGTCFEHWGDKEWLQLGIESQNWTLSQFMHGEQGALICTAKIVETVPWIDAKYYASTQVMDEARHVEVFAKYLEDKLSGHYPINAHLRMLLDDIIEDPRWDMTYLGMQIMVEGLALAAFGFMHNLTTEPLLKQLLRYVMSDEARHVAFGVLSLKEYYAELDAKEIRERQEFAFEAAVRMRDRFLQQEVWDRMGVPVKEAVSLVMATPEQQVFQAMLFSKIVPNCKKLGLLDAADGWLRKKFTELGVIMFEDWADTGEEYDQFALGQDVPAVS, encoded by the coding sequence ATGTCCAGCACTGAGGAGATCATCGGCCGGTCCGAGGTGAACGACCTCGAGGCGATCCTCGCCATCACCAACACCGACGTCGACGCGCTCGTCCACACGGTCAAGGACAGCGCGGATGCCATCTTCACCTGGGACTACGAGAAGGGGGCCCGGCCCGCGCTCAACAAGCTCTACGAGAAGGCGAAGAACGCGCAGTGGAACGGGGAGACCGACCTGCCCTGGGACACCGACGTGGACCAGGAGAAGGTGGTGCTCGCCAATGCGGCGGCCAACGGTCAGAGCGAGATGGACCTCACCGGGACCTGCTTCGAGCACTGGGGCGACAAGGAATGGCTGCAGCTCGGCATCGAGTCCCAGAACTGGACGCTCAGCCAGTTCATGCACGGTGAGCAAGGCGCGCTGATCTGCACCGCCAAGATCGTGGAGACCGTGCCCTGGATCGATGCCAAGTACTACGCCTCGACCCAGGTGATGGACGAGGCCCGCCACGTGGAGGTCTTCGCCAAGTACCTCGAGGACAAGCTCTCCGGGCACTACCCGATCAACGCCCACCTGCGGATGCTGCTCGACGACATCATCGAGGACCCCCGCTGGGACATGACCTACCTGGGTATGCAGATCATGGTCGAGGGCCTGGCGCTGGCCGCGTTCGGGTTCATGCACAACCTCACCACCGAGCCGCTGCTCAAGCAGTTGCTGCGGTACGTGATGAGCGACGAGGCCCGCCACGTGGCCTTCGGGGTGCTCTCGCTCAAGGAGTACTACGCGGAGCTCGACGCCAAGGAGATCCGCGAGCGTCAGGAGTTCGCGTTCGAGGCCGCGGTGCGGATGCGGGACCGGTTCCTCCAGCAGGAGGTGTGGGATCGCATGGGCGTGCCGGTCAAGGAAGCCGTGTCGTTGGTGATGGCCACGCCGGAGCAGCAGGTCTTCCAGGCGATGCTGTTCTCGAAGATCGTGCCGAACTGCAAGAAGCTGGGGCTCCTCGACGCCGCGGACGGGTGGCTGCGCAAGAAGTTCACCGAGCTGGGCGTGATCATGTTCGAGGACTGGGCCGACACCGGCGAGGAGTACGACCAGTTCGCGCTCGGTCAGGACGTCCCCGCCGTCTCCTGA
- a CDS encoding ATP-grasp domain-containing protein → MSEPRIAFVTAPALPHEDEDRPLIDSGLADRAVRGEWVAWDSATVDWRDYDLVVIRSTWDYHRRLDRFLEWCTRVERDTTLCNPGRAVRWNAHKRYLLDLERCGVPVVPTVLVESGEAEGLGMILDARGWDDVVLKPAVSAGSFGTTRHRLDDPDGERALAVLTAQGDALVQPFLDGVESRGETSLVVVAGTITHAVSKVPSPGEFRVQPQFGGGEQLVEATMAERELAARALEAASSIVGPVLYARVDCVTVDGEPLLMELELIEPALYLPLGPPAAAARFVDAVVELATR, encoded by the coding sequence GTGAGCGAGCCCCGGATCGCGTTCGTGACCGCCCCGGCGCTGCCGCACGAGGACGAGGACCGGCCGCTGATCGACTCGGGCCTCGCCGATCGAGCCGTACGCGGCGAGTGGGTGGCATGGGACTCGGCCACCGTCGATTGGCGGGACTACGACCTGGTGGTGATCCGTTCCACGTGGGACTACCACCGCCGGCTCGACCGCTTCCTCGAGTGGTGCACACGGGTCGAGCGTGACACCACGCTGTGCAACCCCGGCCGGGCCGTGCGGTGGAACGCCCACAAGCGCTACCTGCTGGATCTCGAGCGCTGCGGTGTGCCGGTGGTGCCGACCGTGCTGGTCGAGTCCGGCGAAGCGGAGGGTCTCGGCATGATCCTCGACGCCCGGGGCTGGGACGACGTGGTGCTCAAGCCCGCGGTGTCCGCCGGCTCGTTCGGCACCACCCGCCATCGCCTCGACGATCCGGATGGTGAGCGGGCTCTGGCCGTGTTGACCGCGCAGGGCGACGCGCTCGTCCAGCCCTTCCTGGACGGGGTGGAATCGCGGGGGGAGACGTCGCTGGTGGTCGTCGCCGGCACGATCACCCACGCGGTGTCGAAGGTCCCCTCACCGGGTGAGTTCCGCGTCCAGCCGCAGTTCGGGGGCGGCGAGCAGCTGGTGGAGGCCACCATGGCGGAGCGCGAGCTCGCGGCCCGAGCCCTCGAGGCTGCCAGCTCGATCGTCGGGCCGGTGCTGTACGCGCGGGTCGACTGCGTCACGGTCGACGGTGAGCCGCTGCTCATGGAGCTGGAGCTCATCGAGCCCGCGCTGTACCTGCCCCTGGGCCCACCCGCTGCCGCGGCCCGGTTCGTCGACGCGGTGGTCGAGCTCGCCACCCGATGA
- a CDS encoding TetR/AcrR family transcriptional regulator: protein MRQDQPYCLIRWSSSTGGTGGDEGVPAVTSPAEPRPDRLDARIVAGALRCVSRAGVRRTTLDDIAHEAGCSRATIYRLFPGGREVLLLAVLDAEVQRLLRAMQGRLDGAGTLEEALVQAIGGTAEALRDHDALQYLLANEPGVVLPHLSFDGLDPLLERAVAFLAPHLRRFLPEDRAGRAAEWAARLVVAYAADPEAPIDLTDEADVRRLVSTFVLPGLTPVHEQEQTHVQH, encoded by the coding sequence GGTGCCGGCGGTGACCAGTCCAGCCGAGCCCCGGCCAGACCGACTTGACGCGCGGATCGTGGCGGGAGCCCTGCGCTGCGTATCCCGCGCGGGTGTGCGGCGCACCACGCTTGACGACATCGCCCACGAGGCAGGTTGCAGCCGAGCCACGATCTACCGGCTTTTCCCCGGCGGTCGCGAGGTGTTGCTCCTGGCGGTCCTGGATGCCGAGGTGCAGCGCCTGCTCCGGGCCATGCAGGGCAGGCTGGATGGGGCCGGGACCTTGGAGGAGGCGCTCGTGCAGGCGATCGGGGGCACCGCCGAGGCGCTGCGGGACCACGACGCGCTCCAGTACCTCCTGGCCAATGAGCCGGGTGTCGTGCTGCCCCATCTCAGCTTCGACGGCCTCGATCCACTCCTCGAGCGAGCGGTCGCCTTCCTCGCACCCCATCTCCGCCGCTTCCTCCCCGAGGACCGCGCCGGGCGGGCCGCCGAATGGGCGGCCCGGCTGGTGGTGGCGTACGCCGCCGACCCCGAAGCACCCATCGATCTCACCGATGAGGCCGACGTCCGTCGGCTGGTCTCGACCTTCGTCCTACCCGGGCTCACCCCCGTTCACGAACAGGAGCAGACGCATGTCCAGCACTGA
- a CDS encoding ribonuclease J translates to MAEPVRITFLGGLGEIGRNCACIEVEGSIMLLDCGLMFPDLDMLGVDLVLPDFTYLRENAERIVGAIATHGHEDHVGGFSFLLRELSFPIYGSALTLGLASNRIEEAGLLDRTELIAVRDGERRTIGPFDVEFIPVTHSVPHGFATAFHTPQGVILHSGDFKLDLNPVDGRLTDLARIGAIADRDGIRLLLSDSTNADEHGHSSSESSVGQVLYDLFHQYEGRRIITTCFASHIHRVQQIADAAIAFGRTIATMGLSMKRNVSLARAMGLLRIPDHALRDIEEVADLDPAQVCVISTGSQGEPMSALALLAASENRWLQLGPGDVAIMSSHPIPGNEANVSKVIDGLVRLGADVVHSGIADVHATGHAKQEELKTLLSITRPEWFVPVHGEYRHLVAHARLATGMGFRSEQVMVCEDGDRLTLHDGGLEVQRGAAPAGYLYVDGIIGDVSAGVLRDRRVLAEEGVVVVIVAVDVTTGAIVTGPEVITRGWVHAPEAEDLLDQCAQQVRDAVKDAFNKDATDIESLQRQVRRAAGRFVNEQTRRRPMIVPVVMEV, encoded by the coding sequence ATGGCTGAGCCGGTCCGGATCACCTTCCTCGGGGGCCTGGGAGAGATCGGCCGCAACTGCGCCTGTATCGAGGTCGAGGGCTCGATCATGCTGCTCGACTGCGGGCTGATGTTCCCGGATCTCGACATGTTGGGTGTCGACCTGGTCCTGCCCGACTTCACCTACCTGCGCGAGAACGCGGAGCGCATCGTGGGTGCCATCGCCACGCACGGGCACGAGGACCACGTCGGTGGGTTCTCGTTCCTGCTGCGCGAGCTGTCCTTCCCGATCTACGGCTCCGCGCTCACGTTGGGCTTGGCGAGCAACCGCATCGAGGAGGCGGGACTGCTCGACCGCACCGAGCTGATCGCGGTGCGCGACGGTGAGCGTCGCACCATCGGGCCCTTCGACGTGGAGTTCATCCCGGTCACGCACTCGGTGCCACACGGCTTCGCCACGGCGTTCCACACCCCACAGGGGGTCATCCTGCACTCGGGCGATTTCAAGCTCGACCTGAACCCGGTCGATGGCCGCCTCACGGACCTGGCTCGCATCGGCGCCATCGCTGATCGTGACGGGATACGCCTGTTGCTGTCCGATTCGACCAACGCGGACGAGCATGGCCACAGCTCGTCGGAGTCGAGCGTGGGCCAGGTGCTCTACGACCTGTTCCACCAGTACGAGGGGCGCCGCATCATCACCACGTGCTTCGCGTCGCACATCCACCGGGTGCAGCAGATCGCGGATGCGGCCATCGCGTTCGGGCGCACGATCGCCACGATGGGCCTGTCGATGAAGCGCAACGTCAGCCTGGCACGGGCGATGGGGTTGCTGCGCATACCCGACCATGCGTTGCGAGACATCGAGGAGGTCGCCGATCTCGATCCCGCGCAGGTCTGCGTCATCAGCACTGGCTCCCAGGGTGAGCCGATGTCGGCGCTGGCGCTGCTGGCGGCCAGCGAGAACCGCTGGTTGCAACTCGGCCCCGGCGATGTGGCGATCATGAGCTCGCACCCGATCCCCGGCAACGAGGCCAACGTCAGCAAGGTGATCGACGGATTGGTCCGGCTGGGCGCCGATGTCGTGCACTCGGGCATCGCCGACGTGCACGCCACCGGGCACGCCAAGCAGGAGGAGCTCAAGACCCTGCTGTCGATCACCCGGCCGGAGTGGTTCGTGCCGGTGCACGGCGAGTACCGCCATCTCGTCGCTCACGCCCGGCTCGCGACGGGCATGGGGTTCCGATCGGAGCAGGTCATGGTGTGCGAGGACGGGGACCGCCTCACGCTGCACGACGGCGGCCTCGAGGTGCAGCGGGGTGCGGCGCCGGCCGGGTACCTCTACGTCGACGGGATCATCGGTGACGTGAGCGCGGGGGTGCTGCGTGACCGCCGGGTGCTGGCGGAGGAGGGCGTGGTGGTGGTCATCGTCGCGGTGGACGTCACCACGGGGGCGATCGTGACCGGTCCGGAGGTGATCACCCGGGGCTGGGTGCACGCGCCCGAGGCAGAGGACCTGCTCGACCAGTGCGCGCAACAGGTCCGTGACGCGGTGAAGGACGCCTTCAACAAGGACGCCACCGACATCGAGAGCCTGCAGCGCCAGGTGCGGCGGGCCGCGGGGCGGTTCGTGAACGAGCAGACCCGCCGGCGGCCCATGATCGTCCCGGTGGTGATGGAGGTCTAG